The following proteins are co-located in the Hypomesus transpacificus isolate Combined female chromosome 23, fHypTra1, whole genome shotgun sequence genome:
- the bcl9 gene encoding B-cell CLL/lymphoma 9 protein isoform X1 — protein MLEVQEERAAAAGPAATHFNKKERGKKEREDAKDGRGNLGNIGNAVPGSGSRNVRAKAPLAHTGSSHQLITPPCSVVLGAPSMHANRLKNSPSANTQSPKPKTDVMVRSPPVMSPSQLDSKLPNQGKPGSTGSQSQASPCDSKTLVNKGGNLALKNGQGLASGQGLKVKVKRERSTSVESYEQPETGAPTADDKDSSRVKRMCVAERRQPYSGADWCSGGESDEDDKGFFNCNSSDVKPQDSMSHNTSNAGLSRSSTPSHNALGGVGPTSDPVGGPKGGSKVVYVFTTEMANKAADAVLTGHTENIITFHMKNISNSKDKAHLLLNNQPGGPLRNDSKPPQQPSSHPQDQNHQSGSKPSLPGLSEPPPSQPSTQGGPPGGLAQDGASSAGLDPKSLPGSSPSNHSAPNEQPPVNQSEPGHNQPQGGEVGQMGGPGVAGLTPQQQQQQQLAQELLNMEANTEGLSQEQLEHRQRSLQTLRDIQRMLFPDDRDAPPPGPPQPHGGPHEGMSEGGQRRPEQGPLQAMMAQSQSLGPPSGGGGPRSQGPPFGPPHGPRDMPPFPQDEMGPHMGGPGGCVDGDQMTPEQAQVAWLKLQQEFYEEKKRKQEMQHRPLPPDMMMHPHGPRGMMRGPPPPYQMGPGEMWGGPGGGPPEHYQERMGMGPGPRGMPSHMQRMPGFPQGMMNPEMEGPPRPGMGWPDDMPPRMGDGRGFPGGPGGMFGGPGGRGERFPNPQSVQEAMFHQGMAAEKGLPPGMMMDMQRMMGHQRGSMEPGNGMGMFPRMPGEGPMSPSSRLGPMGGRDMGPEFGMGPGPGPHMHPSKLRESAMNMSPEEIMRMRAGGGPPMENMGPQGRPMQGPHFSEQAQPGDFPLGPGRPFPGGPVGGMRGMHGEQAFGLEHRPTPTGGNGRHNHLPPASGPPQGQRGRKPADLNVQAGGGNSPSVNPLKSPPLRQVQSPMMGSPSGNLKSPQTPSQLAGMLSGPPGPNAPPAPANSAPMKSPHSMMGSAGASPVHMRSPSLPNPSPGWASSPKPPMQSPGVPPQPGKPPLSMTSPNMMGNMDQGGNGPPAPPSSGAPSGPMSLPGSVPSGSPYTIPPEPTLSQNPLSIMMSRMSKFAMPSSTPLYHDAIKTVASSDDDSPPARSPNLPSMNNNGMVMNHHQGGPRMMGPGSSGPMAALSPLGMTPMGSQPLSHGMPPQMPSPNAPNMGPGMMPHGMMMPPNPQDPGMNNPQMMPQGRMGYPPHRGQGYPLTQSPSQQGPFSPHNGPGPQGFPGHPMGFQGEGGPMGSRMGNMAHGGGVDGGMCKPNTPGGPEFNNMQGGFSDADLHEVMRPGASGIPEFDLSRIIPSEKPSQTLSYFPRGGGGDNPGGKPPHPSGFPMQGMMGDGPPRMGIPMQGMGGMQGGPGGGMGPQDMPMGNPGHNNMRPPGFMGQGMMGPQHRMMGPGGMMQGRQMPHPGPGGSPNMMMSLQGMGGPPQQTMMMGGQMRPRGMDMDMGFSPGPGMF, from the exons ATGTTGGAGGTCCAAGAGGAGAGGGCGGCGGCGGCAGGACCAGCAGCGACACATTTCAacaagaaggaaagagggaagaaggagagggaggacgccAAAGACGGACGAGGGAACCTGGGGAATATTGGGAACGCCGTTCCCGGCTCGGGGTCCAGGAACGTGCGAGCCAAAGCTCCGCTCGCGCACACGGGCAGCTCTCACCAGCTCATCACCCCGCCCTGCTCTGTGGTCCTGGGAGCTCCCTCAATGCACGCCAACAGACTGAAGAACTCCCCCTCCGCCAACACACAGAG TCCTAAGCCCAAGACGGACGTCATGGTACGCTCGCCACCCGTCATGTCTCCCTCCCAACTGGACTCCAAACTGCCCAATCAGGGAAAGCCGGGGAGCACCGGCAGCCAATCCCAGGCCTCTCCCTGTGACTCCAAAACCCTTGTCAACAAGGGGGGCAACCTGGCCTTGAAGAATGGCCAGGGCCTGGCCTCCGGCCAGGGGTTGAAGGTCAAggtgaagagagaaaggagcacGTCGGTGGAGTCCTACGAGCAACCTGAGACTGGTGCCCCGACTGCAGACGACAAAG acAGCAGCAGGGTGAAGAGGATGTGTGTGGCTGAGAGGAGGCAGCCCTACAGCGGTGCAGACTGGTGCTCTGGTGGAGAGAGTGATGAGGATGACAAAGGATTCTTCA ACTGTAACTCCAGTGATGTGAAGCCCCAGGACTCCATGTCCCACAATACCTCCAACGCCGGGCTGAGCCGTTCTTCTAcaccttcccacaatgcactgggAGGTGTGGGCCCCACCTCAGACCCAGTCGGCGGACCGAAGGGCGGGTCTAAAGTTGTCTACGTTTTTACCACAGAGATGGCAAACAA GGCAGCTGATGCAGTTCTTACTGGCCACACAGAAAATATCATCACCTTCCACATGAAGAACATCTCCAACAGCAAAGACAAGGCACATCTCCTCctg AACAACCAGCCAGGAGGACCCCTGCGTAACGACTCCAAGCCCCCACAGCAGCCCTCATCTCACCCCCAGGACCAGAACCACCAATCTGGGTCCAAACCATCTTTACCTGGCCTGTCTGAGCCACCTCCATCCCAGCCTTCCACCCAGGGGGGCCCACCCGGTGGCCTTGCCCAGGATGGGGCCTCCTCAGCGGGCTTGGACCCCAAGAGCCTTCCTGGCAGCAGCCCCAGCAACCATTCAGCTCCAAATGAGCAACCTCCAGTCAACCAGTCCGAGCCAGGCCACAACCAGCcccagggaggggaggtaggcCAGATGGGGGGGCCTGGTGTGGCAGGTCTgaccccccagcagcagcagcagcagcagctggctcAAGAGCTTCTGAACATGGAGGCCAACACGGAGGGTCTGTCCCAGGAGCAGTTGGAGCACCGCCAGCGCTCCCTCCAAACCCTAAGAGACATCCAGCGTATGCTCTTCCCTGATGACCGAGATGCCCCTCCACCCGGGCCCCCACAGCCCCACGGTGGACCCCACGAGGGCATGTCTGAGGGTGGGCAGCGCAGGCCGGAGCAGGGCCCTCTCCAGGCCATGATGGCACAGTCCCAGAGCCTGGGACCGCcaagtgggggtggggggcctcGATCCCAAGGACCACCCTTTGGGCCCCCACACGGGCCAAGAGAcatgccccccttcccccaggatGAAATGGGCCCCCACATGGGCGGTCCAGGGGGATGCGTGGATGGCGACCAGATGACCCCAGAGCAG GCCCAGGTGGCGTGGCTGAAGCTGCAACAGGAATTCtacgaggagaagaagagaaaacaAGAAATGCAGCACCGGCCACTTCCTCCAGACATGATGATGCACCCCCATGGGCCACGTGGCATGATGCGTGGGCCACCCCCACCCTACCAGATGGGCCCTGGGGAGATGTGGGGGGGTCCTGGGGGCGGGCCCCCAGAGCATTACCAGGAGCGTATGGGGATGGGCCCCGGTCCTAGGGGCATGCCCTCCCACATGCAGAGAATGCCAGGCTTTCCTCAGGGTATGATGAACCCAGAGATGGAGGGTCCCCCCAGGCCAGGCATGGGCTGGCCGGATGATATGCCCCCTAGGATGGGTGATGGCAGGGGCTTCCCTGGAGGGCCAGGAGGGATGTTCGGTGGCCCTGGGGGGCGAGGGGAGCGCTTCCCCAATCCCCAGTCCGTCCAGGAAGCGATGTTCCACCAAGGCATGGCTGCAGAGAAGGGACTACCTCCTGGAATGATGATGGACATGCAAAGAATGATGGGGCACCAAAGAGGTAGCATGGAGCCTGGCAACGGGATGGGTATGTTTCCTAGAATGCCTGGCGAAGGTCCTATGAGCCCCTCCTCCCGCTTGGGGCCCATGGGTGGCAGAGACATGGGGCCTGAGTTTGGCATGGGCCCTGGACCTGGACCCCACATGCACCCCTCTAAGCTCCGCGAGTCAGCCATGAACATGAGCCCAGAGGAGATCATGAGGATGAGAGCAGGTGGAGGGCCTCCCATGGAGAACATGGGGCCCCAGGGCCGGCCCATGCAGGGACCCCACTTCTCCGAGCAGGCCCAGCCAGGTGACTTCCCCCTGGGGCCTGGTCGGCCCTTTCCCGGAGGTCCTGTTGGAGGTATGAGAGGCATGCATGGAGAGCAGGCCTTTGGTCTCGAGCACCGTCCCACCCCAACCGGGGGTAACGGCCGCCACAACCACTTGCCCCCAGCCTCTGGGCCTCCACAGGGCCAGAGAGGCCGCAAACCTGCTGACCTCAATGTCCAGGCAGGGGGTGGCAATTCCCCCAGTGTCAACCCCCTCAAGTCTCCACCTCTGAGGCAGGTCCAGTCCCCCATGATGGGTTCCCCCTCTGGGAACCTCAAgtccccccagaccccctcccAACTGGCTGGCATGCTCTCCGGCCCCCCAGGTCCTAACGCCCCTCCGGCTCCGGCCAACTCCGCTCCCATGAAGTCCCCTCACTCAATGATGGGGTCTGCAGGGGCCTCCCCAGTCCACATGaggtctccctctcttcccaacCCCTCCCCAGGGTGGGCCTCCTCCCCTAAACCCCCCATGCAAAGTCCAGGAGTGCCCCCACAGCCTGGGAAACCCCCCCTCAGCATGACCTCCCCAAACATGATGGGCAACATGGACCAAG GGGGAAATGGCCCCCCGGCCCCACCCTCGTCAGGGGCCCCCTCTGGCCCCATGTCCCTCCCCGGCAGCGTCCCGTCCGGCAGTCCATACACCATCCCCCCCGAGCCCACGCTTTCTCAGAATCCGCTCTCTATCATGATGTCACGCATGTCCAAGTTTGCCATGCCAAGCTCCACCCCCTTGTACCACGATGCCATCAAGACGGTGGCCAGCTCCGATGACGACTCACCTCCCGCTCGCTCTCCTAACCTCCCCTCCATGAACAACAACG GTATGGTAATGAACCATCACCAAGGTGGCCCTCGCATGATGGGCCCCGGTTCTTCTGGACCCATGGCGGCCCTCAGCCCACTGGGCATGACCCCCATGGgctcccagcccctctcccatGGCATGCCCCCCCAGATGCCCTCCCCAAATGCCCCCAACATGGGCCCTGGCATGATGCCCCATGGCATGATGATGCCTCCCAACCCCCAGGACCCGGGCATGAACAACCCCCAGATGATGCCCCAGGGAAGAATGGGCTACCCCCCTCACCGAGGGCAGGGCTACCCCCTTACCCAGTCCCCTTCCCAGCAAGGCCCATTCTCACCCCACAATGGCCCTGGACCACAGGGCTTTCCTGGTCACCCCATGGGCTTTCAGGGGGAGGGCGGCCCTATGGGGAGCCGAATGGGAAACATGGCTCATGGCGGGGGGGTAGATGGGGGAATGTGCAAGCCCAACACCCCTGGTGGGCCCGAGTTCAACAACATGCAGGGAGGATTCAGCGATGCGGATCTCCATGAAGTGATGCGCCCCGGGGCGTCGGGCATCCCTGAGTTCGATCTGTCCAGGATCATCCCGTCTGAGAAGCCCAGTCAGACACTCTCCTACTTCCcccgtgggggagggggagacaacCCAGGTGGCAAGCCCCCACATCCCTCTGGCTTCCCCATGCAAGGCATGATGGGTGATGGCCCCCCAAGGATGGGTATACCCATGCAGGGGATGGGGGGCATGCAAGGCGGGCCAGGTGGGGGCATGGGCCCCCAAGATATGCCCATGGGTAACCCTGGCCACAACAACATGAGGCCCCCAGGGTTCATGGGCCAGGGCATGATGGGCCCCCAGCACCGGATGATGGGGCCTGGGGGTATGATGCAGGGCAGACAGATGCCCCACCCCGGCCCGGGGGGGTCCCCTAacatgatgatgtcactgcAAGGCATGGGTGGCCCCCCCCAGCAGACAATGATGATGGGGGGCCAGATGAGGCCGCGAGGCATGGACATGGACATGGGCTTCAGTCCCGGGCCTGGAATGTTCTAA
- the bcl9 gene encoding B-cell CLL/lymphoma 9 protein isoform X2 — MLEVQEERAAAAGPAATHFNKKERGKKEREDAKDGRGNLGNIGNAVPGSGSRNVRAKAPLAHTGSSHQLITPPCSVVLGAPSMHANRLKNSPSANTQSPKPKTDVMVRSPPVMSPSQLDSKLPNQGKPGSTGSQSQASPCDSKTLVNKGGNLALKNGQGLASGQGLKVKVKRERSTSVESYEQPETGAPTADDKDSSRVKRMCVAERRQPYSGADWCSGGESDEDDKGFFNCNSSDVKPQDSMSHNTSNAGLSRSSTPSHNALGGVGPTSDPVGGPKGGSKVVYVFTTEMANKAADAVLTGHTENIITFHMKNISNSKDKAHLLLNNQPGGPLRNDSKPPQQPSSHPQDQNHQSGSKPSLPGLSEPPPSQPSTQGGPPGGLAQDGASSAGLDPKSLPGSSPSNHSAPNEQPPVNQSEPGHNQPQGGEVGQMGGPGVAGLTPQQQQQQQLAQELLNMEANTEGLSQEQLEHRQRSLQTLRDIQRMLFPDDRDAPPPGPPQPHGGPHEGMSEGGQRRPEQGPLQAMMAQSQSLGPPSGGGGPRSQGPPFGPPHGPRDMPPFPQDEMGPHMGGPGGCVDGDQMTPEQVAWLKLQQEFYEEKKRKQEMQHRPLPPDMMMHPHGPRGMMRGPPPPYQMGPGEMWGGPGGGPPEHYQERMGMGPGPRGMPSHMQRMPGFPQGMMNPEMEGPPRPGMGWPDDMPPRMGDGRGFPGGPGGMFGGPGGRGERFPNPQSVQEAMFHQGMAAEKGLPPGMMMDMQRMMGHQRGSMEPGNGMGMFPRMPGEGPMSPSSRLGPMGGRDMGPEFGMGPGPGPHMHPSKLRESAMNMSPEEIMRMRAGGGPPMENMGPQGRPMQGPHFSEQAQPGDFPLGPGRPFPGGPVGGMRGMHGEQAFGLEHRPTPTGGNGRHNHLPPASGPPQGQRGRKPADLNVQAGGGNSPSVNPLKSPPLRQVQSPMMGSPSGNLKSPQTPSQLAGMLSGPPGPNAPPAPANSAPMKSPHSMMGSAGASPVHMRSPSLPNPSPGWASSPKPPMQSPGVPPQPGKPPLSMTSPNMMGNMDQGGNGPPAPPSSGAPSGPMSLPGSVPSGSPYTIPPEPTLSQNPLSIMMSRMSKFAMPSSTPLYHDAIKTVASSDDDSPPARSPNLPSMNNNGMVMNHHQGGPRMMGPGSSGPMAALSPLGMTPMGSQPLSHGMPPQMPSPNAPNMGPGMMPHGMMMPPNPQDPGMNNPQMMPQGRMGYPPHRGQGYPLTQSPSQQGPFSPHNGPGPQGFPGHPMGFQGEGGPMGSRMGNMAHGGGVDGGMCKPNTPGGPEFNNMQGGFSDADLHEVMRPGASGIPEFDLSRIIPSEKPSQTLSYFPRGGGGDNPGGKPPHPSGFPMQGMMGDGPPRMGIPMQGMGGMQGGPGGGMGPQDMPMGNPGHNNMRPPGFMGQGMMGPQHRMMGPGGMMQGRQMPHPGPGGSPNMMMSLQGMGGPPQQTMMMGGQMRPRGMDMDMGFSPGPGMF, encoded by the exons ATGTTGGAGGTCCAAGAGGAGAGGGCGGCGGCGGCAGGACCAGCAGCGACACATTTCAacaagaaggaaagagggaagaaggagagggaggacgccAAAGACGGACGAGGGAACCTGGGGAATATTGGGAACGCCGTTCCCGGCTCGGGGTCCAGGAACGTGCGAGCCAAAGCTCCGCTCGCGCACACGGGCAGCTCTCACCAGCTCATCACCCCGCCCTGCTCTGTGGTCCTGGGAGCTCCCTCAATGCACGCCAACAGACTGAAGAACTCCCCCTCCGCCAACACACAGAG TCCTAAGCCCAAGACGGACGTCATGGTACGCTCGCCACCCGTCATGTCTCCCTCCCAACTGGACTCCAAACTGCCCAATCAGGGAAAGCCGGGGAGCACCGGCAGCCAATCCCAGGCCTCTCCCTGTGACTCCAAAACCCTTGTCAACAAGGGGGGCAACCTGGCCTTGAAGAATGGCCAGGGCCTGGCCTCCGGCCAGGGGTTGAAGGTCAAggtgaagagagaaaggagcacGTCGGTGGAGTCCTACGAGCAACCTGAGACTGGTGCCCCGACTGCAGACGACAAAG acAGCAGCAGGGTGAAGAGGATGTGTGTGGCTGAGAGGAGGCAGCCCTACAGCGGTGCAGACTGGTGCTCTGGTGGAGAGAGTGATGAGGATGACAAAGGATTCTTCA ACTGTAACTCCAGTGATGTGAAGCCCCAGGACTCCATGTCCCACAATACCTCCAACGCCGGGCTGAGCCGTTCTTCTAcaccttcccacaatgcactgggAGGTGTGGGCCCCACCTCAGACCCAGTCGGCGGACCGAAGGGCGGGTCTAAAGTTGTCTACGTTTTTACCACAGAGATGGCAAACAA GGCAGCTGATGCAGTTCTTACTGGCCACACAGAAAATATCATCACCTTCCACATGAAGAACATCTCCAACAGCAAAGACAAGGCACATCTCCTCctg AACAACCAGCCAGGAGGACCCCTGCGTAACGACTCCAAGCCCCCACAGCAGCCCTCATCTCACCCCCAGGACCAGAACCACCAATCTGGGTCCAAACCATCTTTACCTGGCCTGTCTGAGCCACCTCCATCCCAGCCTTCCACCCAGGGGGGCCCACCCGGTGGCCTTGCCCAGGATGGGGCCTCCTCAGCGGGCTTGGACCCCAAGAGCCTTCCTGGCAGCAGCCCCAGCAACCATTCAGCTCCAAATGAGCAACCTCCAGTCAACCAGTCCGAGCCAGGCCACAACCAGCcccagggaggggaggtaggcCAGATGGGGGGGCCTGGTGTGGCAGGTCTgaccccccagcagcagcagcagcagcagctggctcAAGAGCTTCTGAACATGGAGGCCAACACGGAGGGTCTGTCCCAGGAGCAGTTGGAGCACCGCCAGCGCTCCCTCCAAACCCTAAGAGACATCCAGCGTATGCTCTTCCCTGATGACCGAGATGCCCCTCCACCCGGGCCCCCACAGCCCCACGGTGGACCCCACGAGGGCATGTCTGAGGGTGGGCAGCGCAGGCCGGAGCAGGGCCCTCTCCAGGCCATGATGGCACAGTCCCAGAGCCTGGGACCGCcaagtgggggtggggggcctcGATCCCAAGGACCACCCTTTGGGCCCCCACACGGGCCAAGAGAcatgccccccttcccccaggatGAAATGGGCCCCCACATGGGCGGTCCAGGGGGATGCGTGGATGGCGACCAGATGACCCCAGAGCAG GTGGCGTGGCTGAAGCTGCAACAGGAATTCtacgaggagaagaagagaaaacaAGAAATGCAGCACCGGCCACTTCCTCCAGACATGATGATGCACCCCCATGGGCCACGTGGCATGATGCGTGGGCCACCCCCACCCTACCAGATGGGCCCTGGGGAGATGTGGGGGGGTCCTGGGGGCGGGCCCCCAGAGCATTACCAGGAGCGTATGGGGATGGGCCCCGGTCCTAGGGGCATGCCCTCCCACATGCAGAGAATGCCAGGCTTTCCTCAGGGTATGATGAACCCAGAGATGGAGGGTCCCCCCAGGCCAGGCATGGGCTGGCCGGATGATATGCCCCCTAGGATGGGTGATGGCAGGGGCTTCCCTGGAGGGCCAGGAGGGATGTTCGGTGGCCCTGGGGGGCGAGGGGAGCGCTTCCCCAATCCCCAGTCCGTCCAGGAAGCGATGTTCCACCAAGGCATGGCTGCAGAGAAGGGACTACCTCCTGGAATGATGATGGACATGCAAAGAATGATGGGGCACCAAAGAGGTAGCATGGAGCCTGGCAACGGGATGGGTATGTTTCCTAGAATGCCTGGCGAAGGTCCTATGAGCCCCTCCTCCCGCTTGGGGCCCATGGGTGGCAGAGACATGGGGCCTGAGTTTGGCATGGGCCCTGGACCTGGACCCCACATGCACCCCTCTAAGCTCCGCGAGTCAGCCATGAACATGAGCCCAGAGGAGATCATGAGGATGAGAGCAGGTGGAGGGCCTCCCATGGAGAACATGGGGCCCCAGGGCCGGCCCATGCAGGGACCCCACTTCTCCGAGCAGGCCCAGCCAGGTGACTTCCCCCTGGGGCCTGGTCGGCCCTTTCCCGGAGGTCCTGTTGGAGGTATGAGAGGCATGCATGGAGAGCAGGCCTTTGGTCTCGAGCACCGTCCCACCCCAACCGGGGGTAACGGCCGCCACAACCACTTGCCCCCAGCCTCTGGGCCTCCACAGGGCCAGAGAGGCCGCAAACCTGCTGACCTCAATGTCCAGGCAGGGGGTGGCAATTCCCCCAGTGTCAACCCCCTCAAGTCTCCACCTCTGAGGCAGGTCCAGTCCCCCATGATGGGTTCCCCCTCTGGGAACCTCAAgtccccccagaccccctcccAACTGGCTGGCATGCTCTCCGGCCCCCCAGGTCCTAACGCCCCTCCGGCTCCGGCCAACTCCGCTCCCATGAAGTCCCCTCACTCAATGATGGGGTCTGCAGGGGCCTCCCCAGTCCACATGaggtctccctctcttcccaacCCCTCCCCAGGGTGGGCCTCCTCCCCTAAACCCCCCATGCAAAGTCCAGGAGTGCCCCCACAGCCTGGGAAACCCCCCCTCAGCATGACCTCCCCAAACATGATGGGCAACATGGACCAAG GGGGAAATGGCCCCCCGGCCCCACCCTCGTCAGGGGCCCCCTCTGGCCCCATGTCCCTCCCCGGCAGCGTCCCGTCCGGCAGTCCATACACCATCCCCCCCGAGCCCACGCTTTCTCAGAATCCGCTCTCTATCATGATGTCACGCATGTCCAAGTTTGCCATGCCAAGCTCCACCCCCTTGTACCACGATGCCATCAAGACGGTGGCCAGCTCCGATGACGACTCACCTCCCGCTCGCTCTCCTAACCTCCCCTCCATGAACAACAACG GTATGGTAATGAACCATCACCAAGGTGGCCCTCGCATGATGGGCCCCGGTTCTTCTGGACCCATGGCGGCCCTCAGCCCACTGGGCATGACCCCCATGGgctcccagcccctctcccatGGCATGCCCCCCCAGATGCCCTCCCCAAATGCCCCCAACATGGGCCCTGGCATGATGCCCCATGGCATGATGATGCCTCCCAACCCCCAGGACCCGGGCATGAACAACCCCCAGATGATGCCCCAGGGAAGAATGGGCTACCCCCCTCACCGAGGGCAGGGCTACCCCCTTACCCAGTCCCCTTCCCAGCAAGGCCCATTCTCACCCCACAATGGCCCTGGACCACAGGGCTTTCCTGGTCACCCCATGGGCTTTCAGGGGGAGGGCGGCCCTATGGGGAGCCGAATGGGAAACATGGCTCATGGCGGGGGGGTAGATGGGGGAATGTGCAAGCCCAACACCCCTGGTGGGCCCGAGTTCAACAACATGCAGGGAGGATTCAGCGATGCGGATCTCCATGAAGTGATGCGCCCCGGGGCGTCGGGCATCCCTGAGTTCGATCTGTCCAGGATCATCCCGTCTGAGAAGCCCAGTCAGACACTCTCCTACTTCCcccgtgggggagggggagacaacCCAGGTGGCAAGCCCCCACATCCCTCTGGCTTCCCCATGCAAGGCATGATGGGTGATGGCCCCCCAAGGATGGGTATACCCATGCAGGGGATGGGGGGCATGCAAGGCGGGCCAGGTGGGGGCATGGGCCCCCAAGATATGCCCATGGGTAACCCTGGCCACAACAACATGAGGCCCCCAGGGTTCATGGGCCAGGGCATGATGGGCCCCCAGCACCGGATGATGGGGCCTGGGGGTATGATGCAGGGCAGACAGATGCCCCACCCCGGCCCGGGGGGGTCCCCTAacatgatgatgtcactgcAAGGCATGGGTGGCCCCCCCCAGCAGACAATGATGATGGGGGGCCAGATGAGGCCGCGAGGCATGGACATGGACATGGGCTTCAGTCCCGGGCCTGGAATGTTCTAA
- the acp6 gene encoding lysophosphatidic acid phosphatase type 6: protein MRNLWTKARVVGSVSVSMAFGSMLWSQKKPEPVHTDISSTPAEGMITASAYELKLVQVLFRHGARTPLKSIPDVMEAQWVPNLLEPPAHTEISYVVTDLDGGPRPPAPVEDSYRSNILTGGTFPGQLTTVGMQQLYELGQRLRKKYIQDTPFLSSSFSSSEVYVRSTNIVRTIESAKCLVAGLFQQTQNDAVPILTTDSKSEILYPNYHGCKLLKLLGGHRWAESSTLPDIAADLQLLQSALGVGLHQRLDFILIRDDMVARETHGLPCPPVLHTWRNTVEQRAVDMICHIYEPSKRENLQLCVGPLLHTLMGNMEDKLQKAPTEPSRKMFMYSAHDTTLMPCLMALGIFDMRWPPYAADITLELHQHQQTKEAFVKVSYIGQDQLIPGCSGVYCPLQEFRQALSAYSLTSELYQSLCNHSESLTEH, encoded by the exons ATGAGAAACCTCTGGACCAAAGCTCGTGTGGTGGGGTCAGTATCAGTGTCCATGGCCTTTGGGTCGATGCTGTGGTCGCAGAAGAAACCCGAGCCTGTTCATACCGACATTTCTTCGACTCCCGCCGAAGGTATGATTACTGCTTCCGCTTATGAGCTGAAACTAGTGCAAGTTTTGTTCCGCCATGGAGCTCGAACCCCGCTGAAGTCCATTCCAGACGTCATGGAG GCTCAGTGGGTGCCCAACCTCCTGGAGCCTCCAGCGCACACTGAGATAAGCTACGTGGTGACAGACCTGGATGGTGGTCCAAGGCCACCGGCACCAGTGGAGGACAGTTACCGGAGCAACATTTTGACC GGCGGTACCTTCCCCGGCCAGTTGACAACAGTAGGTATGCAGCAGCTGTATGAGTTGGGTCAGCGACTGAGGAAGAAGTACATCCAGGACAcaccctttctctcctcatccttcagTTCGTCTGAGGTCTA TGTGCGCTCTACTAACATTGTGAGGACTATCGAGTCAGCCAAATGTCTGGTAGCAGGACTGTTTCAGCAGACTCAGAATG ACGCTGTTCCCATCTTAACGACGGATTCAAAGTCAGAGATCCTGTACCCTAACTACCATGGCTGCAAACTGCTCAAACTACTGGGGGG ccaTCGCTGGGCGGAGTCTTCCACACTGCCAGACATTGCAGCAGACTTGCAGTTGCTTCAAAGCGCCCTCGGTGTTGGTCTTCACCAGCGCCTGGACTTCATCCTCATCAGAGATGACATGGTGGCCAGAGAG ACCCATGGTCTTCCCTGCCCTCCAGTCCTGCACACCTGGAGGAACACAGTGGAGCAGAGAGCAGTGGACATGATCTGTCATATCTATGAACCCAGCAAGAG GGAGAacctgcagctgtgtgtgggtcctctcctccacaccttgaTGGGCAACATGGAGGACAAGCTCCAAAAGGCACCGACAGAGCCAAGCAG GAAGATGTTCATGTATTCTGCCCACGACACCACCCTGATGCCCTGTCTCATGGCTCTGGGCATTTTTGACATGCGTTGGCCACCGTACGCTGCTGACATCACTCTGGAGCTGCACCAGCATCAGCAGACAAAAGAGGCCTTTGTCAAAGTTTCCTACATAGGACAG GACCAGCTGATCCCAGGCTGTAGTGGAGTctactgccccctgcaggagtTCAGGCAGGCCCTGTCTGCTTATTCCCTTACATCAGAACTCTACCAGTCCCTCTGTAACCACTCTGAGAGCCTGACTGAGCACTGA